The Ziziphus jujuba cultivar Dongzao chromosome 12, ASM3175591v1 sequence aaaattttaacaCCTGCTTGATTTAACAAGAAATATAGGTTTCTACTAGTAGTAATTGGTGTTGTTGTTGCCCCTTTTCttattgttttttggtttcACTATATAGAAATCCTTCAATCACGATAGGCAAGGTGGCACTCACTTTTCCCTGACAGCTTATCCTGTGCAACATGATATGCATTCTGTGCACCGTCCTCATGATGTGAAGATGCTTTCACTTTCCAATCCAGCAGTATCTGTTCCTATGGGTTTTCCTGCAGCCGGTCAGAATTTGGCTGCTGGAACTGTGAAGCAACAATTACTAGGAGGAATTCCTATTACGTCTCAGCATCTAGTTCTTCCAAGTGCTGGTTCAATTGCTGGTATCACTGAACCATGGTAATTTTCATATCATGCTAGAATTCTTGATGAACATTTTTCATGGAAATGGAAGTTAGAATTGATGATGATGGTTCGTTTTTTTTTGGAATGTCTTTTATAGGAACAATGTCAAGGCCCCTGGGTCTCCTCCTCAATTGACCATCTTTTATGCGGGTACTGTGAATGTCTTTGATTGTATCTCACCTGAGAaggtactctctctctctctctctctctctctctgttcctTTCTGTGTCTTGCAGTCACAACCAACTTTCTATTTGATCGTGTTTGAGCTAAAGTTATCTGTGGCATCTGTTCCAGGCTCAAGCTATCATGTTCTTGGCTGGAAATGGTTCTTCCATGGCCTCTAATGGAGCAAACCTGAAAGCTCAAGTTCAGGGACCTAGCTTAAAGTTGGCAGCAGCTGATGGTGTTCCGGTGAATCAGCCCATAAGCACACCTCATTCTGCTCTTTCAAGCCCTCTATCTGTTTCTTCACATACTGGTGCCCAGTCGGGGAGTGGATCCACAAGCACTGATGAACTGATGGCTGCTAAACCCACTGGAGTTCCAAGCTCTCCTGTTAGCAAAGTGGAGCCGCCAAAAATGATCAATGCCGTTGGGTCTGTTGCTGCAAGTCCTATGATGCCTTCAGGTATGATGCAGTCATTGAGTTGTAGTGTTCTGATATTTTCTTCTCAATCAACTATGTGCTGTGAAAAATCCTACACATTGGCGCCTAGTCTTTTACTATTCATGACTTTCTTTGTGGCATTCACCATGTTTCACTTTACTCATCAAGAAGTGTTTTGTTGTCTGGACTAGTAATATTAGTATAGAATAAAGTTATCACATGCAACATTTGCCAATTAATTTACGTATTTTTCTTTATGCAGCTGTTCCACAAGCTCGCAAAGCATCCTTGGCTCGGTTTTTAGAGAAGCGCAAGGAAAGGTCAGTCAGTTGTCAGACAACATTGTTTGCTCTCAAGCAAAAGATGCTTTCATAATTATGATTCTATCTGCTGTTCCtggaattattataaaaatgaccaatatctaaaattagatggtAAAGTACTGAAAGGaaagttttgaaaattgaagTTGACTATGATTGTTCAACTTTGCTTTTTGGGCTGCCATTAAGGGTTATCGAGAGGTGGGTTTACAAATATGTGCTTTCGGTTACAACTTACCCTTTTTGTTGTACTCTTTTGGGAAGGAAAAAGGTCTGAGAAGGTCTATTACTGTTTcctaattttgaaattgaaatctTAGTTTCTTGAATCCACAAGGAATAGTAAATATTGTACTAGCTTAAGTAAATGTTGATAAACAACGAAAAAGTCACTGTGCCTTAATAATTGTACAAGTGACAAGCATATGAACAATCCTTTAGTGCAGGAGAAATGGACAGATATTGATAATTTGAGGTCTGTATCTTTTGTGCATGCAGGGTGATGAGTTCAGCACCTTACCAGCTGAACAAGAAATATTCAGAATGTGCCACCCCAGAATCTAATGGTGCAAACTTCACTTTAAGTTCTGTTGCAGATTCCCTACGCAAGCAAGGAGAAAATCTGTGAGGAATGAAGCCATATTTGAAAAGAAGTATGCCAAATTTATGTAGGAAACAAATGTTTCTTATTGTTATTCAAGAAGACTTATATTTGCTGTCTCAGATTTGAAGTCCCAGACTTTCTAATATATAGTTGGATGTAGGGCTCTTTTTTGTCTCTTTATCTTCTATTGTTTTGAATGTTATTATGTTGGTCGGATTTCTGTTTCCGACTTTAGAACTGCAGTACCTTTGTGTAACtatttttcactctttttttaCATTGTGCAAATAAGAAccagattaaaaatatttatatatatatagatcttcCCATTCATGTTGCTGTTTAGCCATTGGTCGGATAGCTTTTTGGTATTGTAAAATTTAGTCAATTCTTTGTTAGCTTTGTCAAAATTTACTGTGTGTACCGTGAAAGAAATTTGCATGTTGAATTATCTGAGATCTATGTGTAGGAAACACTTATTGCAAATCACAGTTCCACATCCATCCATGATTAACATGCGCGTAAACGCAACTGGCTAAAGGGTCATGTCCCTCTAAAACTGATCTTTAGAAGTTTGTGATTTTCACCTTTTAATATTTACGAATATGATATGAGAATTTGTTGGTGAAAAATACCATTTTGATGTTTCTTTAGAGTATGctcaattttctaaaattatttgaacattttgctgcctcattattttattacatattacatatatatgagAACTGTTCTCAGCTTATAATAGACTATATGGTGATGTGGCCAGTTATATAACTGCGGTACTTtcaattgagaaaaatattctACTGGATGATTGAGCCGATGGCATGTTGGATGACATGGTGCCACTTGGACTTTACATGAACCACAACCCCAGTATATGCAGAACTTCTatctcaattaataattttaaattaaaattaaaaaagcctAATTTTTCTCACATTactgtttattataaattgggAAATAGTTTTTAGCTCTTAAggaaataaaaatctttttttttttttttgggggtaaatgaggaaataaaaatcttatatatgTTGAAACAAATGAAACATGAGTTTCACCTTAGAATGTTAAGAGTCTTTGTCAGTAGAcaagttatttaattttacaaaggACCCTCTTGTAAAGAAATGTAATGCATTGGTTAGAAACTTAAAAGTATGATTGAGATGTGAACCAACAACATTTATGTATCCTTAAATTTTGTTAGTTCTATCGCTTTTTGTGGAAGCATTTAAGTTtggtgaattattattatttttttattttgtgaaccAGACCTTTTAATATTATGTAGGGACTTGGAGGAAGAGGGATATTTTTTAGTCTTATGGAATTAAAGGAACCGAACTAAACATTAGactgaattattttatggatgatCTAATTTGATTGGACAATTGGACTATCAATAATTGACTAGTCTAATCAAATATAAAGGAAAtcgaaaaaaattaataaataaaaaataatatatgtgtatatatatatatatatatatatataaaagaatcatGGACTCGAGAGCAATATGaaggaaattttaatttatatgttatattatatttggttcaaataattaaaagaaatttaaaatctaatataacaaaggaaattgaaaaaatatatatatataaatataggaaaaaattatgatatatctaatactatattaaaattgatgttttgaaaaaaaatattaattttattatatatgtgtatactgtaaaatataaatttttttaaaaatattaattttgatctaAATGCTTATAGTaactttttctatatatataagaatcttGGACTTGAGAGCAATATGaaggaaattttaatttatatgttatattatatttggttctaattataaaaagaaattttaatttatatgttatattatatttggttctaaaaataaaaagaataggtTAGAGACGGAGCAGGATATGGCAGACATGGAACAAAAATGATGTAAAGTCACTGTCTCTATACAACGACAATCACCTGGCAAAGCACAGTACTAACCGGTAATAAATGGCTGTCGTTTCTTATGTGAAGTGAatggttgtgattgaagaatcttttctcttctctctctctctctctaggatTTGTCGGTTAATTTTGTGGAACCTAAAAGTcagagaaaaaaaccaaaagaaaatatcattttttttaatgttattatatataaatatatattttaatttttgtgtcgtaaaaatgttattttatatatttatttatttgtttattggatGATAGGTACTATATATAAGTCACGTTTTAAATTAGTTAGCTTAGACAGGGGGGTGTGGGTCCCATATGTGGGTCGAACATGTCGTGAAATTCTGTCAAAACCCGTAAACCAAGCAGCGATGACTTTGCTTCGCAGTCACGTAATTGTGCTGTCACCACTTATGAGTGTGAGCCTATCGGCCACGTGAGTTGTGGGgcccatttatatttttataacttttattttaaatggcttattttttttatttttgaatgtcTGTGAGGGAGAAACtcaattatatgattttttttcttttgaacaaTTATATGATTGAGAGGATACGAGCAGTCACATTCAAGAGTGTCCTATcaatgaaaaggaaaatggaaaacatgttttattttcaaaaaaaataaatattttgaatttttgatatatGACGTAACACTTTTATTGTTGGATTTGATTTTGGGAGAaaagtttattttaataatagatatcaaaaatattattaattgatatatttatataatttaaatataaaatataatttttaataaataaataaattaaaaaataaattaattaaattttaaatattatttaataaatattgttttgaaaataaattatattttgttttatataatttggGTTTAGTAAAACAATCATGTaagtaaatttgaaaaaaaagagaaaacatgTCCAAAGAAAAAGGACTTTTGAAGGgcagaaataattataaatggtGTTTGGAAACTTAAAGGACAACatattaaaagacaaaaaaaaaaatttagtttcatttttttaaaaatctttttcatTTGTCAGCTAAACAGTCAATTAATACATCTGtttcttattattaaattattgttctCTGTTACAAAacaaatctgttttttttttttaaacatccaCAAAATTTAGATTAATGTAATCTTGATGGTTTTCAGTGTAATTTATTTGCGAGTATAAGACTGTTACTTAAGATATAATATTGACCAACTGTttctaaaaaatgaaaataaaaaataaaaaaatgcgtAACACAAACATAATTATAGTTTTATAAGTAATAATACTATGGAATTCTCATTGTTTCAGTTCTCTGTTACAATCCATGAGGCACCTAAACCTCTCTTAACacgagagaatttttttttcttttttgttttttttggtaataaaaatgacccaaaaaaagaaaggaaaaaaaaaaaaaaaactcatttcaaAATTGTATCTTTTTTTGAGACATTAAGCAGGAAGCATATAACAGAGAGAACTATTTGTTGAGGAGTTCTTCTTCTGCTCTGAGATCACAATCTGAGTATGCCACTAGTCAATGTTGTCCATCCAAAAAATTTGCAGAGGTTTTTCATGTTTTACCAtatcttatataaaattaatcctTAAGTTCCACATTAATACACCATTTCCAGGCAAAAATGGCAAATATGTTGACGCATGGCCAGCTCGTTTAATAGCCTTCTACCTCAGAACTAGAACAAAATGTACATCAACAAAATGAGGGTAACATAAATAAGCAAGTGCGTCCCTATAATTTCCCTAAAGCCAGTAAGTAATATCACTAGTTGATGCTGTTGGAGACTAAAATAGTTTTTGTCtccagcaaataaatttttCCTGCCAAAGATACAGTGTAACGAAAAGCatataataatgattaataaaatCGAAAGGGGTAGTAATGAACCTGCTGCCATGCTTGAATTGCGAGGTCTCTCTTATCCATCCGTCCAATCAAGGCGTCGCGAAGAACAGAAGGGAAATAACGTAATGTTTTTTCTGACCATGTATGTTCACTACTTCCAAGTATCTGTTCTAACTTTGTTTGAAGATAAAGCAGGTGATCAGCATCAGTAACTCCACGTGTTTTAATGACGATTGCGAGTGTGAGAACAGTTATTCGATTCAAAGTTTCAGCAAATTCAGTTGGACCCTGTCAAAGTAGACAAGCATGGAATTTCAGTAATTTGTATGGGGAAATAAGTAAACAGAAGTAATTGCAGTTTAGAGACCATTGGAGAAAAAATCTCTCAGTGACAAAATAAGGTTCATGCATAAGTTTTCAGCCAATCTAAATACATGATGATCTCCACGTTTTCCTTTTAGTGCAGATGCTATTTTTGTAACATCATACATTAAGGCTTTGCTTTTTCCTCGATACCTATATAGACAAAAATAAGTTTAAGCTATAACTTTTAGCCAGTCAAGCAATCAtacagcaaaaataaatatcatgttACATGTTGTAGCATCCAAAACTAAGGTGTTAATAGCAAGGaaccaaaaatcaaaatgaaatctAGATAACCAGCTGcatgaaggaaaaaagaagtcCCATATTGCTGCAGAATATAAATGAGCTGTAAAATGTGTGATATCCCATATCATATTAATAATCACCTGTAAAGTGGAAGCAAAAGGTAGTTCAGAATTTCAAGCACCAAAAGAATAAACCCAGGCCTGCTCAACACTGCCAGATTACTTCGTGCCAAATGCTAAAGTTTCACATTTCAGACAGATTAGAATGATATTAATAATCAAAAAGACAAACTATCCCAATATTTAGTTACATAAGATGATAGAGAATAATGGACTTCAAACATAAGACTTAAACAGTAGTTTATACCTTACTGTAAGTGTTAGAGAAGTAACATTAAGTCAAAAGTTCTAAAAATACAAGTTGAGACTTCAAACAAAATCAAGAGCAGGCAATGAAAAGATAGGAATTGTTCCATAAGTCACAGCCTCTTGGAGGGTTATTCATAAAGAATCATGCTTTAGCCCATTATGGTCAAACAGGGAAGAAAAATGGTAGATATTCAGGCGATGAGGCAACTGATACCAAAAATCTATTATGAGCCTTTGCTTTATGTGAAAATGCAATTTTGAAGGAGCCACCAGGGAATTTCTATGGGTCCAATTAGAGAAACAAGATTGAATTTCTCCCCTGATCAGAGTTAGGGTGTTCATGAGTGTGAGAAGGCTACCATTATACATGACCTATTTTTGCCTGTCTATTCAAACAGAAAATAGGAGAGCACAGAAACCTTTTTTGTCTTTGGGAGGTGGTCGAGGGTGGAAACTAATTTCCCTTCTATacattttattgatgattagtACACTATTATTATGAACAGTTAATTATGCTACGTATAAGAATGACAAAAATAACAGGAgtaatggaaattttgaaagtaaagAAAATTACATTGAAATGAGAACGAAATAAGGAATGAGGTGCAATGAGCAGCAATCATGTGTAGGTTTCAGCCATTGAAATGCTAGGCACAACCTGCTTCAAAGAATAAACAATGAATATCAAAAGATGGTCCAAAGTTTGTAGagactaaaaaataaaaccagcCAAACACTAGAGCCTGCAAATAAGTCACCGACAAATGTAAAGGAAATTGCATCTAAGTCCACATTTATTCTCATTTGTATAAAGCTAACAACAAGTAATTTAAGAGTAATGGAAATACACGAATACCTCATAGACACACAACTGCAAGGTATTTCGTGCAGCAGTTGGTTGGCTGgattttacatttttcttttgagGACAGAATAACTGGTTTTAACCAATTTCAGTGGATCTTGAATGCTACGTACCTTGCTTAGCTAATTCCAAAGTAGTTGGCTGTttgttcaaaattatatattgacaTACTCTGAAGGAACAAAAGAAAGCATTTGAATCAACTGCCATTATATGATGTCTGACACAACTACACTCCCAGGTAATGTCAAGGCCTTGGTGACCTTCagttttgtatatttataacaaattattaaacCAAAACATGAATTAACAGTAAAATAATGACAGATATAACACTAAAGGATAAGTAGTATGTGGGTTGATGATATGTTTAACCATTTGTCGTGTATTATCTTTCCATAAAGTTCCCTAGTATCAGTTTGTGCCTTCACTCTCCTATGTGAACCTAATCCAAACATTTAAGTTTCGTGCACACCATTTATGCCTATTCTAGGCCACAATTGCCAGGTAGAAATAAAGAGTACCTGCCCAGAAAATAACGATTCCTCCATTTCATTAGCCAGCTTCAAACATAAGTTCATAGAGAAGCCAGATAACAGTGACATTGGTAGAGGACTTACTTCCCTCATAACCATTAACCTCTCATTCGACTGAGGGTTTGGTCCCAGTAATTCTGTAACACCACCAGAGGACAACCAATTCATTACTGTTTCACTGGCTGGCTGTTCCATGGTGTAAGATACAACCCAAAACATCCCAATTGACCTATCATCCATATTCATATAATCCATCACTCGATCCCCTGAATTCAGGAAAAAACATGtacatgtttaaaaattttagtggCAAACCATCCCTCGATGCAGACATTAATAACAGGTCAGACACCTATTATATTCATGTTTCATGCAtagaacaatttaaaatttaaacaactaCTGAGATATTTTGTGGTTAAACTATGTAGATCAGCTAACACAGTAAACAGTTAacaatttagaaattttttaattggaaTGATTGACTGTGGCCCAATGAATACCTAGGTGAACGCTccttttcttaaattttgaaatctgGACAAGCGACTGTTGCTCACTTCAGCCTAATAGAAGTCTAAAACCCTATTAAAATGGTAGTAAATTAGAAGTTAGAACATCTTCATTTTCAAAACAGTTAACAACTATCATAATTCAGAGAAGGCATGAACTTAAATGCAAGATCACTCTATAAAGTAAGACATATCTACCAATGGCATATAACCTCGGACAAGACAGTATATGATGGTAATGTAGAGTAGAAATAGGCCCAATACATAACTTACACAAGAAAAATTCATAACATAATTATTTCTctatttcttctttgacttgGTAATTCCTAATTGCATTATCAGACAGttgatttatcaataaactCAACTCCATGACACAATAATCAATTGAAATGTACCTTTACTTGCCTGCCTCCATCACTCACCGATTTGCTTTCATTTCTGAAGCGGCTCATTACTTAAATATTCTCTGGTAGATGTATTCAATGACCAAATACGTAAATTTTGACAACTGCTTATAAAATCAAGCAGGATGCCTTGAGGATTCTTTGGATCAGAGCTTCTATCTTCTCTATGAAATGATAGAATCTTTCTGATTGTCTCCACCTACCAACAATGATGCAATATCAAAGTTCAAGCTTATTGAATTTGAATAATTTGCTCAACCACGAAAAACGAATTACTCAGAAACCAATCAAaagatatatctatattttctaCAAGAAAAACAGTGCATTAAATCCCTGATTTAGCTACTGGAATTAATAAAGTACTTCCAAGGACAAGAGAACAAAAGAATGACTACTAACATAGAAAATGGGAACTGAGAAGAAAGGTACAATTACATGGTAGAAGTAGAACGTCAATGAaattttgcatttaaaaaataacccTTGCATCTTGGTTCAGAGCATTCACCACAAGCTCAACCTGAATATTTGTGCTAATAGCTAAGTCACGTGATTTGTCCTAAGAATATGGTGATCACCCTCCGAAAGGCGTGTCTTGAGTTGTATGTTGAGTTGTAGATGAGCTGTAAATAAATTAGGTGATTAGTTAAAATCCCTTTAATTAAGGgatttggtgaatatatatttaGGATTGAGTTAGTTTTCTATTATgagttaatttcctttttttttttttcttgtaatttgttatatattacaATGTACTATCAATATGAAAATCAAGGAATTATTTTTCCCTCATTCACTTCTATTTCtcttcatggtatcagagcttaggTTAAACCTATCGGTGAAAAGTGCTTACGTACATACAGTAATCTCTACGCGAACAGTAACCGACGTGAACAGTGCTTTGCGTGAACAGTTCTACGTAAGCCtaggttttttgttttcctgggttccttctttttttttttttttttttttttttgttttttcagccTTCATCGCTGAGTTTCTTCTTTTACATACTCCAGCCTTCATTGGTGGTACTTCCTTTATCTtctgtggaattttttttttatttccatttccaatggcaACTTCTGCCTCTAGCACTCTTAGCAATCCTAACTAATCTGAAGAATCCAACTCTATCTAAAAAATTGGAGAATTACAGAATATACAGACATCCAACAGGCTTAATGGGAAGAATTACCTCAAATGGTCCCAAATTGTTCGCACATACCTAAAGGGCAAAGGGAGACTTGGTCATCTACTTGGAACAGGACCAGCAAAAGAGGATCCAACCTTCGAAGCATGGGACGAGGAAGACTCTATGATTATGTCCTGGTTGTGGGACTCCATGGAACCAACAATCAGTGACACTTGTATGTTTTTTACCACTGCAAAGGAAATTTGGGATTGCCTTCATCGCACATGCTCGAAAGCTCGTAATACCGCCCAAGTATATGAGATCAAAGTCAAAGCTGGGGCCACTAAGCAAGGAGACAAATCTGTTACAGAATATGcaaatcttttgcaaaatttatggCAGGAACTAGATTATTACCAAGTGATTGAGATGAAGTGTCATGAAGATGCTGTCAGCTTGaagaattttattgaaaaagatcGGGTCTATGATTTTTTGGCTGGATTGAATCCTGAATTTGATCAGGTCAGGATCCAAATCATTGGCAAGGACTGCACACCATCTCTAGAAGAGACAATTTCATTAATCCGAGCTGAAGAAAGTCAAAGAAGTGTTATGTTAGAACCACAAACCATGGAAGGGTCAGCCCTAGCTGCGAAAACAGATCatcaagacaaagaaaaagGTGATCTGCCTAAATTCCCGGGTACAGAGAACAAGGATACTCTCTGGTGCAACTACTGTAAGAAACCGAGGCACACCAAGGAGATGTGTTGGAAACTACATGGCAAGCCACCAAGCCGAGAGTGGGGAAAACGTTGGGGGCAGTAAAGACCTCAGGCACACATGACAGAACAACCCAAATCTGAAGAAAATTCAGCAATAGGAGGGCTCAACAGTGAAGAACTTGAGAAGCTAAGAGGCTTGCTAGGATCTCTTGACAAACCTTCTGGAACTTGTTCATTGGCTCTCTCAAGTAAACCTTCACTTCCTTTTTGCATGAGTGCCTCAGATAAATTTTTCAGTAATTCATGGATAATAGACTCTGGTGCCACAGACCACATGACCCCTACATCTCAGTTTTTTCACACCTATACCCCAAGCCCAAGTAACAAGAAAATTATAGTGGCCAATGGATTTTTAGCTACTGTTGCAGGATTCGGCGACATACACATCACACCTACCCTTATTCTTAAAAATGTCATTCATGTACCAAAATTATCAGCCAACCTTGTTTCCATTCAAAAGCTTACTCATGACCTTAAATGTTATGctattttttccctttcttattGTGTTTTTCAGGATCAGGGCTCGAGGAGGAGGATTGGACTTGCTAAGGAAAGAAGCGGCCTTTACTACCTTGAATCATCTCCGAATATTAGGACAcctttatctttatcttttttcaGTTCTTCAAATAAGGAAACCATTTGGTTGTATCACCGACGTCTTGGTCATCCatcttttaggattttaaaagtcaTGTTTCCTCATTTGTTTCTAGGATTAGATATTTCTGAGTTTCATTATGATATTTGCAAATTAGCAAAACATACTCGTGTATCTTTTCCTATTAGTAATAAAAGAAGTCATTATCTTTTCCATTTGATTCACAGTGACATATGGGATCCTTCTACCATACCTAATGTTTCTGGGGCTCGTTGGTTTGTATCTTTAATTGATGATTGCACTCGGGTTACATGGCTCTTTCTCCTTAAACAAAAATCTGATGTTAGCATTGTTATACCTAATTTTCACTCACTGATTCAAAACCAATTTGGggttaaaataaaaagctttaGGACAGACAATGCTAGAGATTACTTCAACCAGATTTTGTCCCCCTACTTTCAATCACA is a genomic window containing:
- the LOC107429275 gene encoding protein TIFY 6B translates to MERDFLGLNSKEPVVVVKEEIHNDSCKDPGNTRGSGMQWPFSNKVSALPHLMSFKMGQEDKTRKMVSEPLMSSGFLPMATADAFDSSKKRSMSEIQKSFNHDRQGGTHFSLTAYPVQHDMHSVHRPHDVKMLSLSNPAVSVPMGFPAAGQNLAAGTVKQQLLGGIPITSQHLVLPSAGSIAGITEPWNNVKAPGSPPQLTIFYAGTVNVFDCISPEKAQAIMFLAGNGSSMASNGANLKAQVQGPSLKLAAADGVPVNQPISTPHSALSSPLSVSSHTGAQSGSGSTSTDELMAAKPTGVPSSPVSKVEPPKMINAVGSVAASPMMPSAVPQARKASLARFLEKRKERVMSSAPYQLNKKYSECATPESNGANFTLSSVADSLRKQGENL